Proteins encoded by one window of Bacillus rossius redtenbacheri isolate Brsri chromosome 3, Brsri_v3, whole genome shotgun sequence:
- the LOC134530754 gene encoding uncharacterized protein LOC134530754 isoform X1: MMEFVIVLIFCVVLVIAVMVIGSGMGKATSSQRQMDIINVAQNLYVLIRKGDLKKCDVTQTTAFLLNISKSTVLKYYKKDIEEVSTPGKKRKKRPQEGKSLDTVDDFTVNAIRNAIYRMYAEGLNGTVDTILKEIRERQIDYYGGRSSLHKLLKKMGFSWTTVDGRKALIENENIVLQRIDFLRKYKEEKERGANFIFVDETWIFQRGKALIYLKICSVVQYKVFHFHFIYFSGTVSKSWQDKSLQSAKRRTVGDGQKTADYHGEMNGETFLMWFEDMLVHLEEPSVIIMDNASYHSTQMGEVCGSRGEANSSRLGERSPHRQRHHSSTHHPPRQG, encoded by the exons atgatggaatttgttatcgttttgatattttgtgtggttcttgtgattgctgtaatggtaattggttccgggatggggaaagctacttcttcgcagcgtcagatggacatcattaacgtcgctcagaacttatatgttttaattaggaaaggcgacttgaagaaatgtgacgttacgcagacgaccgcgtttcttctcaacatctcaaagtcaactgttctcaa gtactacaagaaagacattgaagaagtttcaacaccaggaaaaaagaggaaaaaaaggccacaggaaggaaagtcacttgacacagtcgacgatttcacagtaaatgcaatcaggaatgcaatttacaggatgtacgctgaag gtttgaatggtacagtcgacaccattttgaaagaaatcagggaaagacaaatagattattatggtggaagatcaagtcttcataaattgttaaagaagatgggattttcatggacaactgttgatggacgaaaagctttgatagagaatgaaaacatagtattgcagcgaatagatttcttgagaaagtataaagaagaaaaagaaagaggtgccaatttcatatttgttgatgaaacatggattttccagagaggcaaggcattaatttatttgaaaatttgttctgtggtccaatacaaagtatttcatttccatttcatatatttttcaggaactgtatcaaagtcatggcaggacaagagtctacaatctgcgaagagacgtactgttggagatg gtcagaagactgcagactaccatggcgagatgaatggggaaactttcttgatgtggtttgaagacatgttggtgcatcttgaggaacccagtgtcatcataatggacaatgcttcatatcacagcacccag atgggcgaggtgtgtggatcacgtggagaagctaattcaagcagactgggagagagaagtccacatagacagcggcaccattcctccactcatcatccacctcgacaaggatag
- the LOC134530754 gene encoding uncharacterized protein LOC134530754 isoform X2: MMEFVIVLIFCVVLVIAVMVIGSGMGKATSSQRQMDIINVAQNLYVLIRKGDLKKCDVTQTTAFLLNISKSTVLKYYKKDIEEVSTPGKKRKKRPQEGKSLDTVDDFTVNAIRNAIYRMYAEGLNGTVDTILKEIRERQIDYYGGRSSLHKLLKKMGFSWTTVDGRKALIENENIVLQRIDFLRKYKEEKERGTVSKSWQDKSLQSAKRRTVGDGQKTADYHGEMNGETFLMWFEDMLVHLEEPSVIIMDNASYHSTQMGEVCGSRGEANSSRLGERSPHRQRHHSSTHHPPRQG, encoded by the exons atgatggaatttgttatcgttttgatattttgtgtggttcttgtgattgctgtaatggtaattggttccgggatggggaaagctacttcttcgcagcgtcagatggacatcattaacgtcgctcagaacttatatgttttaattaggaaaggcgacttgaagaaatgtgacgttacgcagacgaccgcgtttcttctcaacatctcaaagtcaactgttctcaa gtactacaagaaagacattgaagaagtttcaacaccaggaaaaaagaggaaaaaaaggccacaggaaggaaagtcacttgacacagtcgacgatttcacagtaaatgcaatcaggaatgcaatttacaggatgtacgctgaag gtttgaatggtacagtcgacaccattttgaaagaaatcagggaaagacaaatagattattatggtggaagatcaagtcttcataaattgttaaagaagatgggattttcatggacaactgttgatggacgaaaagctttgatagagaatgaaaacatagtattgcagcgaatagatttcttgagaaagtataaagaagaaaaagaaagag gaactgtatcaaagtcatggcaggacaagagtctacaatctgcgaagagacgtactgttggagatg gtcagaagactgcagactaccatggcgagatgaatggggaaactttcttgatgtggtttgaagacatgttggtgcatcttgaggaacccagtgtcatcataatggacaatgcttcatatcacagcacccag atgggcgaggtgtgtggatcacgtggagaagctaattcaagcagactgggagagagaagtccacatagacagcggcaccattcctccactcatcatccacctcgacaaggatag
- the LOC134530754 gene encoding uncharacterized protein LOC134530754 isoform X3: MMEFVIVLIFCVVLVIAVMVIGSGMGKATSSQRQMDIINVAQNLYVLIRKGDLKKCDVTQTTAFLLNISKSTVLKYYKKDIEEVSTPGKKRKKRPQEGKSLDTVDDFTVNAIRNAIYRMYAEGQKTADYHGEMNGETFLMWFEDMLVHLEEPSVIIMDNASYHSTQMGEVCGSRGEANSSRLGERSPHRQRHHSSTHHPPRQG, translated from the exons atgatggaatttgttatcgttttgatattttgtgtggttcttgtgattgctgtaatggtaattggttccgggatggggaaagctacttcttcgcagcgtcagatggacatcattaacgtcgctcagaacttatatgttttaattaggaaaggcgacttgaagaaatgtgacgttacgcagacgaccgcgtttcttctcaacatctcaaagtcaactgttctcaa gtactacaagaaagacattgaagaagtttcaacaccaggaaaaaagaggaaaaaaaggccacaggaaggaaagtcacttgacacagtcgacgatttcacagtaaatgcaatcaggaatgcaatttacaggatgtacgctgaag gtcagaagactgcagactaccatggcgagatgaatggggaaactttcttgatgtggtttgaagacatgttggtgcatcttgaggaacccagtgtcatcataatggacaatgcttcatatcacagcacccag atgggcgaggtgtgtggatcacgtggagaagctaattcaagcagactgggagagagaagtccacatagacagcggcaccattcctccactcatcatccacctcgacaaggatag